ccagcagctctcctaCCTTCCTTGGCAGTTTCTTGCCTTTCCCCAAAGCCATGTGGATGATCATGTTCTCCTGCTGAGGACACTGGTCCATGGCATCAGAGGCTTCCTGGTTCTCTTGCCTCTCACGGAGCACATTTACTAGCAGCCTGGTCTTTGAGACCATCTTGGCACAGGCCTGCTTCAGCTGGGGCAGGCTGCAGTCCATCTTCAGGGTTCGCTCCACGTGGGCCATGAACGTTTGCAGCCCTTTGTCCGCCTCCAGAAGCTGCTGGTGAAGATCAAGCGCGGTTTCCAAGAGTTCTCCTGGAACCAGCGCAACGTCTGGACTGCGGGGGCTCCAAGGTTTATTGAGGGGCACGGAGCCTTTCTCCTCTGTGGTGTCAGGGGAGATCAGGGGGTGCCTGCCTAGAGAGGATTGCTCCTCTTCAGCCAAGgcctctccccagctgctggcagcagggcggCTCTGAACCGACGGGTCAGAGAGAAAATCCAGGTTCCTCTTTAGACCCTGGTCAGCTCTGGGCTTTGGCTCCACTTTGACTCCCGACCTCCAAACCTGGTACAAAAGCTGCTTATGTCCAACCCAATTCCGCCTGTCGTCCCTCTTGTGCCGTTTGTGTCTCCTGATGTAGTTCCTCCTGGGAGCTGGATCTTCCTCCTCATCTCTGCGTTGTCCAGTGACAGAGGCACCGTAAGCACGGTGTAATCCACCGCCTACATCCGAGGGGTTTAATCGGTGTCGGTTTAAATGTGACTGCATCTCCTGTTGATCCCAGCTTGAGGGTGTCTTTTCCAACACGTCCTTCAGCCGGGGAGGCTGGCGCTGGTATGGGAGAAGGCTTTTTGCAGTCTGGATGCTTTTGGACGTGTGCAGTTTCTTCATGTGCAGCTTCTTCTTGAGCTGGGTCCTCACGTCATCAACACTTGGTATGCCTGTGTTCTCCAAGAGATGCTGAGGGGGATAGGAATTGCTTCTGGAATTGTCCAGGCTGCTGACATCATCCTCAGCACTTGGGGTCAAGGCAATCACAAGTGTTGCAGTTCTGTCATCTCCCAGTGAAGGCTCCTTGGGCTTGAGGCTCAACATTGGGCTGGTGCTCAGCGTTCTGGGCTGTTCCATGTCCAGTGTTTCTCCCCGTGTCTGTACCAGACTTCTTTGAGCTGGAGAACACCAAGAGAGCAGGTCAGCGGCtgagcacaaacacaggctcAGAAGTTACCCCGAGCTGCAGGAGCTCGTctcagggccaggcagggcGAGAGCAGAGTGGGAGATGTGTTGTGGAGGGGAGAAGAGCCCTTCAATCCATCCCATTATGCCATTATGCCCTTTTCCCTACACCTTTGCACTGGGGATCCCAGGGAGCCGTTCCTACTCCAGACAGTATGTGACACACAAGATCTGGACAATCAGCAGGAACTTTCCAACCCCAGGTGTTTTGTCCAAGTCCTGTACTCCAAGAGGAGATCAGGACCCCCCAAGttgtggcagtgctgcagcatgtCCCCAGGCTCAAGAGAAGTGGCAGATTTgagctccccccagcccctccggACACCAACCGCACTGCGGGGCGCTGGTGCTGCACAGCTTCTTGCAGGGGAACAGGATGCTCCTGCACGGGCTCTCGGTGAAGGGACTCTCCTTGCACAGGCAGCaggccacttccctgggcacttGGCTAAAGACAAGAGGAGATTATTGCAGGAATACCCAGCCCATGGCTCCCAGACCAGCTCAGGGAGCACACGGATACCACGCATGGGACTTGTGCTCCATTGTgtgccacagctctggaaaagtCCCCTCACTCCGAATGCAAAACATTCCAAAGGGGATTGAATCCTGCAATGTGGAACTGCTCCCAAAATACCACGTGGCACAGAAATGCACCCGCCTGCCATTCAAACTCCCCTGTGAGAAACCTGCAGCAAGTCACCCAAAAGGTGAAACTACGCCTCTGAGCTGCTGAGTATTTGCAGGCTGCCAGGAAGAAGCAGCCACTCTTGAGCTTACTGGGATTCTTCTGCCTGTGTGGCACAGGGTTTTgtttccccagcagagcccttgtCCCAGCACTCGGGgcctgctggcacctggggctctgtcccacACACTCACAGGGTTTCCAAGCTCAACGtggtctgcaggagcagcagcagcgtcTGCGGAGTCACTTGGGTGGCACTCAGGTCTCTGCAAGCATTGGAAAGACCTCATTAAATTCTCCAGTGACCTTGCCACACCTCTGATCTGAGAGCAAGCCCAGGGCCCTGGTGATCGTGGTGCTCTTGGCAGAGGCATCCACTTGTGCCTGCTCAAAGAGAAGCCATTGCAGAGCCCAGCTTCTCTCTGCCTTGCCCTGCTCTGTACCAGGCCATTGTTGGAATCAGGAGCGAGGTCCTGCAGCTCTTGTGGCACACAGATGCCACCAGAAAGGATTGTGCCTCTCCTGACCCTCCTGCTACCTACCACTGAGGGCAGCTCCAGTCCCTGAAGGAGgcaggagcctggagctgctggcacgAGTGCTCCAGCAGGAGTGCACTTTattcccagagccctgtggcCACTCCACGGCCCCAGCCCTGGATGGGCTCTCATCCCTGAAAGTTTGTCTCCCAGTTCCTGGCTTGCtttccagctggggacacacaagCACCGCTGGACCtttgccttgctctgctggagccaggggtAGCTGTGTCTCCAGCAGACTAGGCTGGGCAAGAGGAAGATTTGCTGCTGCACCTCCCCTGCTTTCCTGAGAACAGGGCGCTCGAGAGAGACACAGATCTCTGTGGATCTGCTCCAAAGCAGCCAACACTTACAGAGACATCACCGAGGGCAGCTTGAAGAAGGCAGCGTCAGCAATGACAGCCAGCGGGTTGTGGCTGAGGATCCTGAGGAACAAGAGAGCTCTGTCAGGGCTGATGGCAGGGACGGGAGCTGGGTGTGCCGGGCACGTGGCGATGGCCTGGCCGGTGTCAAGGAAGCCGTGCAGGagatgagcagggcaggggaaagggCCCTTCCAGCTGCacgctcctgctgctccctggctgaCATCCACAGGCACAGTCAGGGCTTTCCagagggcacagctgctcttgCCTACTGACCCTGCAGAGAGCCTGCAGAGACTCGCCCTGCCATGCCTTTCTTTAGCCCTGGGGCCACTTACACCTCCTGGAGAAACTGCATCCCGTGCCAGGCCTGGAAAGTGCCGCTGCGGATCTGCGTGAGGCCATTCCCAGAGAGGTTTCTGGGGAAAGAGGAGGTCACACAAAGGAATGGGGCCTGTCCTACGGGAAGAGGGAGCAAGCAGCATCTCTTGGGAGGAAAGGTGCAAATCCAGGATGGAAGAGGGaggaaactgctgctttctcagtgTTTGTAGCCTGAGCAGGAGGGGAAGTGAAGGGCACAAGTGCTGACGCTATTTCTGTGCCAGGGTGCAGCCAAGGCTGCAAGAACTGGCTGCTCTGATGGCTCCTCTCTGTGTGGATAACCCTGCTGGGATCTGTCCCCTTGGTGTGGCTGGGCAGCCATCACCATTGACCTCTGCAGCTaagctgggctctgagcagggcaggttTAGGGACAAGAACAGGAGCATTTTCCAACACAGGAAAGGCGCCCATTGCAAAGACTGCACTGAAAACACCAGAAAGCAACTTGATCACTCACAGAAACTTCAGGAAAGGCAGTGGCTCAAAAGCCCGTTCCTCAATGGTCAGGATCTCATTGCAGGACAAATCCCTGTTGCAGTTAGAACACCAAAAATGTCACTTCCATTTGCCCTGTCGCTTTCCCTTGCCTCTGCAGCCttgatcccagcagggacaaaGGCCACGTGCCCACGGCTGtggcggggctgggcagcagggccccagggaggggcaggcaggagcccctggccctgggcagggcacgGTGCTTACAGGTGCttcagcaggaacagcccctccagggaatggctcttcactgccagcagctcattGTCCCTGAGCACTCTGCAAGGGGACACAACGGGGACATTGTGACAGCGGCCACTGGCCAGCAGCAAATGGCACTGTCATGGGAaaatctcctgcagcagcttgaCTGAAGCATCTCTTGGGGCCACTGCAGGCATCGTCCCCACTCCTGGCCAGAGCAGGCATTTGCTCCTGGCCGGCTGAAGCTGCCACAGCTTGATCCCTGGGCaaacagacacagggacagtgccctgggctgcaaGAGATGCAGCTCATGGCATTTCCTGCCATGCTGGGAAGCCCTGGTGATTCAcacccctccctgcacagcagcagagctctgaatcCCTCTGGAAACCGTGggggccaggctgctgctgcaaccCAAGAGTAAAGGACGGAAAATACCCAAACTCCTGCCATTTGCAATGCTGCAGGCGCTTACAAGGTCTCGGTCCATGGGTACTCCTTCCAGGTGTATTTTCCAATAGTAGCAATGGAGTTGCCAGTGAAATCGctgcaaagaaagcaaagacCCCGGCCCCTCTCAGGAAAACCCACGCGGGCTTTGCCTGCAGAAGGCCCAGcgtgcccagcctggcttcaccctcctgctgagctcaggcccccaaacccccccagtcTCTGCCCAGGGAGTCCCCCGGGTGTCCCCCATGGGGTttgcagcaccaggagccaagcaggggcagctgcagggctctgtggggcagagggacTCACAGCACGGTGAGGGCGTGGTGGCGGCTGGCCGGGGGCACGGTGGCCAGGCCGGAGTGCCGGCAGTccagctgcccaggctgtgggcagtggcagggctctgggcagagcTCCTTGGCCACTCCTGGCGAGGGGGccgctgccagcagcagggccagcaggagcagagcacgCACGAGACGTGTCACCAGGTCCATGGCGAGGCAGGACTGGCTGCAGTCACCTGGAACGCAGAGCTGaggtgcagctgtggcagctgctgtgtcacAGTGGTGCTGCCAATGTCACAGTGGTCCCTCTCATGTCGCTGCAGCACCATGTCACCGTGGTGCTGGGTGACATCAGAGCTTGCAGCAAACGGGCGCTCAGGCGATGCTGTCACCAAATGACTCTGTCTCAGAGCCATCAATCCagtggaatcatggaatggattggcttggaaggggccttaagGATGagccagtcccacccctgccatgggcagggacaccttccactctcccagtttgctccaaggcctgtccagcctggccttggacacttgcagggatccaggggcagcctctgctgctctgggcgttctgtgccagggccaccccgccctcacagggaagaatttctccagAACACACGATCTAACCCTGTTCTCTGTCACTGTGAAGccattcctatttttatttgttttgtttggccCGGTTTAGTATGGGCCTACGAATCTTGttgaaatttcttttgcttcatGTTACCCTGCTCTGATTTGTTGTTAATAAATGTACTTAATATGTAAAAGTTCTGTGTGTTGTGTCCGTGACGGTGATCAGGGAGGgatctctccctctctctctgtaACCTCATGAGCCTTTCGCTGTCTTTTCTCTGCACTGTCCCCtcacacagggcagtgacagcgCCTTTGGTGGTGTGACATGTTACGCAGTGATTTGTGTCATTATGAAAATACACCAAGGGATCAAAATAAACAAGAATACTGAATCCAAAGTAAAGCATGGACATGACACACAGggaaatcaaattatttcactatttttgtttcaatCACTTTGCTGTAAATTGTTggctttttatgtatttttttctcttttgtcagTGTGATTATGAATTGGATCAACTTTTACGAAGAAGGACAACGCGGAGTTGTGTGGACATGAGCAGATTTATCTGCTCGCTGGGAATGTAACCTGACAACGTGTTCGAGCCTTGTCCAGACCAGTTGGGGGCTTGTAGTACTGCTACTTAAATGGTAGCCAAGGTGTTCGGGCTGGCTCGGGCTTGTACCCAGCACAGTAAGCACGACACGGCCCCACCAAAAACTGCCTGTAaaggggcagggagcaggggagcaggggcGTGTTGGTGGAGCACAGACTGCCCGCGTCCCAAGCGTTGCTTGCCCGTTCCTTGTCAAGCAATTAATACATTGCCTTATTGACTGGCTCCCCGATTGCAGTGAGTAATTTATAACAGTGGGCAGCCGGCATCCAGCAAGGGCCGAACTCCCCGCGCACGGCGCTGGGAGAACACGCGGAGCTTCCCGAAAGCCGGGCCCATCTCGGCACGTCGGCCGGGAGAGCCTGAGGGAGCCGCAGCGCCAAGGGCGGGAAGCGCCGGGAGCCTGAGGGGCGGCAGCGCCGCCTCAGCGCGCCGGGaacagcagcggcggcggccggaCGAGCCCGCCGCAAGCG
The window above is part of the Catharus ustulatus isolate bCatUst1 chromosome 8, bCatUst1.pri.v2, whole genome shotgun sequence genome. Proteins encoded here:
- the LOC116999180 gene encoding leucine-rich repeat-containing protein 37A3-like isoform X1, producing the protein MLLAPSSRRTGPIPLCDLLFPQKPLWEWPHADPQRHFPGLARDAVSPGGVSGPRAKERHGRASLCRLSAGSVGKSSCALWKALTVPVDVSQGAAGACSWKGPFPCPAHLLHGFLDTGQAIATCPAHPAPVPAISPDRALLFLRILSHNPLAVIADAAFFKLPSVMSLDLSATQVTPQTLLLLLQTTLSLETLQVPREVACCLCKESPFTESPCRSILFPCKKLCSTSAPQCAQRSLVQTRGETLDMEQPRTLSTSPMLSLKPKEPSLGDDRTATLVIALTPSAEDDVSSLDNSRSNSYPPQHLLENTGIPSVDDVRTQLKKKLHMKKLHTSKSIQTAKSLLPYQRQPPRLKDVLEKTPSSWDQQEMQSHLNRHRLNPSDVGGGLHRAYGASVTGQRRDEEEDPAPRRNYIRRHKRHKRDDRRNWVGHKQLLYQVWRSGVKVEPKPRADQGLKRNLDFLSDPSVQSRPAASSWGEALAEEEQSSLGRHPLISPDTTEEKGSVPLNKPWSPRSPDVALVPGELLETALDLHQQLLEADKGLQTFMAHVERTLKMDCSLPQLKQACAKMVSKTRLLVNVLRERQENQEASDAMDQCPQQENMIIHMALGKGKKLPRKNLEVVVYVIISVALLFFFIFVYLIVKCVFQKRSRPREPDCQRCHSRTLCLRRFCVNLPQRERKDNQEAQDVEQNWAGSSSESCPCTDSVHGASQLKKSELSWIQRIRRVYESER
- the LOC116999180 gene encoding leucine-rich repeat-containing protein 37A3-like isoform X2 codes for the protein MLLAPSSRRTGPIPLCDLLFPQKPLWEWPHADPQRHFPGLARDAVSPGGVSGPRAKERHGRASLCRLSAGSVGKSSCALWKALTVPVDVSQGAAGACSWKGPFPCPAHLLHGFLDTGQAIATCPAHPAPVPAISPDRALLFLRILSHNPLAVIADAAFFKLPSVMSLDLSATQVTPQTLLLLLQTTLSLETLQVPREVACCLCKESPFTESPCRSILFPCKKLCSTSAPQCAQRSLVQTRGETLDMEQPRTLSTSPMLSLKPKEPSLGDDRTATLVIALTPSAEDDVSSLDNSRSNSYPPQHLLENTGIPSVDDVRTQLKKKLHMKKLHTSKSIQTAKSLLPYQRQPPRLKDVLEKTPSSWDQQEMQSHLNRHRLNPSDVGGGLHRAYGASVTGQRRDEEEDPAPRRNYIRRHKRHKRDDRRNWVGHKQLLYQVWRSGVKVEPKPRADQGLKRNLDFLSDPSVQSRPAASSWGEALAEEEQSSLGRHPLISPDTTEEKGSVPLNKPWSPRSPDVALVPGELLETALDLHQQLLEADKGLQTFMAHVERTLKMDCSLPQLKQACAKMVSKTRLLVNVLRERQENQEASDAMDQCPQQENMIIHMALGKGKKLPRKNLEVVVYVIISVALLFFFIFVYLIVKCVFQVLCKSATAREEG